A region of Ochrobactrum quorumnocens DNA encodes the following proteins:
- a CDS encoding NADH-quinone oxidoreductase subunit A: MNELLSSYLPIVIFLGIAMVIGVALLVAPFLVAYRQPDPEKLSAYECGFNAFDDARMKFDIRFYLVSILFIIFDLEVAFLFPWAVSFGAIGWFGFLSMMLFLGVLTIGFIYEWKKGALEWD; this comes from the coding sequence ATGAACGAGCTTTTAAGTTCCTATTTGCCGATTGTCATCTTTCTCGGCATCGCGATGGTAATTGGTGTAGCCCTTCTGGTTGCGCCGTTTCTTGTCGCGTACAGACAGCCCGACCCGGAAAAGCTTTCAGCTTACGAGTGTGGGTTCAATGCCTTTGATGACGCTCGCATGAAATTCGACATCCGTTTCTATCTGGTGTCGATTCTCTTCATCATCTTCGATCTCGAAGTCGCCTTCCTGTTCCCGTGGGCTGTGTCCTTCGGCGCAATCGGCTGGTTCGGCTTTCTGTCGATGATGCTTTTCCTTGGTGTTTTGACCATCGGCTTCATCTACGAATGGAAGAAGGGAGCGCTGGAATGGGATTGA
- a CDS encoding NuoB/complex I 20 kDa subunit family protein, protein MGLTGTNQASGLTLIAPQPKGILDPRTGKPVGSDDAFFNDLNSELSDKGFIVTSADALITWARTGSLMWMTFGLACCAVEMMHISMPRYDAERFGIAPRASPRQSDVMIVAGTLTNKMAPALRKVYDQMPEPRYVISMGSCANGGGYYHYSYSVVRGCDRVVPVDIYVPGCPPTAEALLYGILMLQKKIRRTGTIER, encoded by the coding sequence ATGGGATTGACCGGTACAAATCAGGCGTCGGGTTTGACGCTCATTGCCCCGCAGCCAAAGGGTATTCTTGACCCTCGCACGGGCAAGCCTGTCGGCTCCGATGACGCATTCTTCAATGATCTCAACAGCGAACTGTCCGACAAGGGCTTCATCGTCACCTCTGCTGACGCTCTGATCACCTGGGCACGTACGGGCTCGCTGATGTGGATGACTTTCGGCCTCGCATGCTGCGCTGTGGAAATGATGCATATTTCCATGCCGCGCTATGATGCAGAGCGTTTCGGTATTGCGCCACGCGCATCTCCGCGCCAGTCCGACGTCATGATCGTTGCAGGTACACTGACCAACAAGATGGCTCCGGCTTTGCGTAAGGTCTATGACCAGATGCCTGAGCCTCGCTATGTTATTTCGATGGGTTCCTGCGCCAATGGCGGCGGCTATTATCACTACTCTTATTCTGTAGTGCGTGGCTGCGATCGTGTGGTTCCAGTCGATATTTATGTTCCAGGCTGCCCGCCAACCGCGGAAGCGCTGCTTTATGGCATTCTTATGCTTCAGAAGAAGATCCGCCGTACTGGTACTATCGAGCGCTAA
- a CDS encoding NADH-quinone oxidoreductase subunit C: protein MSEEALGELSGYIKERLGDAIEEANLAYGELTLSVPVASLISVLTFLRDDVQCQFVNLTDISGVDYPQRVQRFDVVYQLMSPRQNLRIRIKVRADEDTLVPSAVSVYVGAEWFEREAYDMYGILFSGHPDLRRILTDYGFEGHPLRKDFPTTGFVEVRYSDEAKRVIYEPVVLRQEFRNFDFLSPWEGTDYVLPGDEKAKTN from the coding sequence ATGAGCGAAGAAGCTCTTGGTGAACTTTCCGGCTATATCAAGGAACGTCTCGGCGATGCGATCGAAGAGGCGAATCTGGCTTATGGTGAGCTGACGCTCAGCGTTCCAGTTGCAAGCTTGATCAGCGTTCTCACGTTCCTGCGCGATGACGTGCAGTGCCAGTTCGTGAACCTGACGGATATTTCCGGCGTAGACTATCCGCAGCGCGTACAGCGCTTCGACGTTGTCTATCAGCTCATGTCTCCACGTCAGAACCTTCGTATCCGCATTAAGGTTCGCGCTGATGAAGATACGCTGGTGCCGTCTGCAGTGTCTGTCTATGTCGGTGCCGAGTGGTTCGAACGTGAAGCTTACGACATGTATGGCATTCTGTTCTCCGGCCATCCTGATCTGCGTCGTATTCTGACCGATTATGGTTTTGAAGGTCATCCGCTGCGCAAGGACTTTCCAACGACTGGTTTCGTTGAAGTTCGCTATAGCGATGAAGCAAAGCGCGTCATTTACGAGCCCGTCGTTCTGCGACAGGAATTCCGCAATTTCGACTTCCTCTCGCCGTGGGAAGGGACTGACTACGTCCTGCCCGGCGACGAGAAGGCAAAGACGAATTAA
- a CDS encoding GFA family protein produces the protein MGSVERLNGQCLCGEVKFTASPAKMEMDVCHCSICRRWSGGAFMAVNCGTSVEIENEAALATYSSSEWGERRFCSKCGASLFWRGVHDGMTMVSMQAFAEPELFHFAEEIFIDNKPANYDFANKTHRMTGEEFLTAIAAKQEAEHG, from the coding sequence ATGGGCTCTGTCGAAAGATTGAACGGCCAATGTCTTTGTGGAGAGGTGAAATTCACAGCCTCTCCTGCGAAGATGGAAATGGACGTTTGCCATTGCAGCATATGCCGTCGCTGGTCCGGTGGCGCGTTTATGGCTGTGAACTGTGGTACTTCGGTCGAGATTGAAAATGAAGCTGCGCTTGCGACCTATAGCTCTTCAGAGTGGGGTGAGCGTCGTTTTTGTTCGAAGTGTGGTGCCTCGCTGTTTTGGCGCGGCGTGCACGATGGAATGACGATGGTGTCCATGCAGGCTTTTGCCGAGCCGGAGCTGTTTCATTTCGCCGAAGAAATCTTCATCGATAACAAGCCTGCAAATTACGATTTTGCCAACAAGACCCACCGGATGACCGGCGAGGAATTCTTGACGGCGATAGCAGCCAAACAGGAAGCTGAACATGGCTGA